One genomic segment of Streptomyces liangshanensis includes these proteins:
- a CDS encoding aldo/keto reductase: MEQRHLGRTGLRVSRIGLGTLTWGRDTDEHDAADQLKAFWEAGGTLVDTADVYGGGEAEYLLGQLIERLVPRRDLIISTKAGSVPDPDRRFDGSRGHLLAALDASLARLGTDYVDLWQIHAFDAETPLEETLHALDIAVSSGRVRYAGVSNFCGWQLAKAATWQLASPGIRTRLAGTQMEYSLLQRGVEREVLPAAIDLGIGLLPSSPLGRGVLTGKYRHGTPAGSRAASDMAPFVEPYLDEAASRIVDAVATAAEGLAATPLEVALAWVRDRPGVVAPIVGARNAQQLTAALSVESLSLPDEICQALDDVSAPVHRYPDQDWSTL; the protein is encoded by the coding sequence ATGGAGCAGAGGCATCTCGGCCGTACCGGCCTGCGTGTGTCCCGGATCGGGCTCGGCACCCTGACCTGGGGCAGGGACACCGACGAGCACGACGCGGCCGACCAGTTGAAGGCGTTCTGGGAGGCGGGCGGGACGCTGGTCGACACCGCGGACGTGTACGGGGGCGGGGAGGCCGAGTATCTGCTGGGGCAGTTGATCGAGCGGCTCGTCCCGCGCCGCGACCTGATCATCTCGACGAAGGCCGGGAGCGTGCCGGACCCGGACCGGCGCTTCGACGGGTCGCGGGGGCACCTGCTGGCGGCGCTGGACGCGTCGCTGGCGCGGCTCGGGACGGACTACGTGGACCTGTGGCAGATCCACGCGTTCGACGCGGAGACGCCGCTGGAGGAGACGCTGCACGCGCTGGACATCGCCGTCAGCAGCGGGCGGGTGCGGTACGCGGGGGTGTCGAACTTCTGCGGCTGGCAGCTCGCCAAGGCCGCCACGTGGCAGCTCGCGTCGCCCGGTATACGTACGCGGCTGGCGGGGACGCAGATGGAGTACTCCCTGCTGCAACGCGGCGTGGAGCGCGAGGTGTTGCCCGCCGCGATCGACCTGGGCATCGGGCTGCTGCCGTCGTCGCCCCTGGGGCGCGGGGTGCTCACCGGCAAGTACCGGCACGGCACCCCGGCCGGTTCGCGGGCGGCGTCGGACATGGCACCGTTCGTGGAGCCGTACCTCGACGAGGCCGCGAGCCGGATCGTCGACGCGGTCGCGACGGCGGCGGAGGGGCTGGCCGCGACGCCGCTGGAAGTGGCGCTGGCGTGGGTCAGGGACCGCCCGGGGGTGGTGGCCCCGATCGTGGGCGCGCGCAACGCGCAGCAGCTCACGGCCGCTTTGTCAGTGGAGAGCCTTAGTCTTCCTGACGAGATCTGCCAGGCGCTCGACGACGTGTCGGCGCCCGTGCACCGCTATCCCGACCAGGACTGGAGCACGCTGTGA
- a CDS encoding LLM class F420-dependent oxidoreductase, producing the protein MRLGINLGYWGAGMDGDNLAVAQEADRLGYDVCWAAEAYGSDAPTVLAWVAAHTESIDVGSAILQIPARQPAMTAMTAATLDSLSGGRFRLGLGVSGPQVSEGWYGVKFDKPLARTREYVEIVRRAMSRERLSYEGEHWTLPLPGGPGKPIKLTVHPEREHIPLYIAAIGPKNLEQTGEIADGALLIFPSAEHLEDTAIRHLRAGREKAGLTMDGFDVCPTVPIAVGDDVTGLADTFRPYTALYVGGMGSRKQNFYNQLAQRMGYEKEAAEIQDKYLSGDKAGAAAAVPHQLIDSTTLLGSVERIADRMSAYAAAGVTTLTLAPAGLTLDERLAALRVGTDALERAGLVS; encoded by the coding sequence ATGCGGCTCGGCATCAACCTCGGTTACTGGGGCGCGGGGATGGACGGCGACAACCTCGCGGTGGCGCAGGAGGCCGACCGGCTCGGGTACGACGTCTGCTGGGCCGCCGAGGCCTACGGCTCCGACGCCCCGACCGTGCTGGCCTGGGTCGCCGCCCACACGGAGAGCATCGACGTCGGCTCCGCGATCCTCCAGATCCCGGCCCGCCAGCCCGCCATGACCGCCATGACCGCGGCCACCCTCGACTCGCTCTCCGGCGGCCGCTTCCGCCTGGGCCTCGGCGTCTCGGGACCGCAGGTGTCCGAGGGCTGGTACGGCGTGAAGTTCGACAAGCCCCTCGCCCGCACCCGCGAGTACGTCGAGATCGTCCGCAGGGCGATGTCCCGCGAGCGGCTGTCGTACGAGGGCGAGCACTGGACGCTGCCGCTGCCCGGCGGCCCCGGCAAGCCGATCAAGCTCACCGTCCACCCGGAGCGCGAGCACATCCCGCTCTACATCGCCGCGATCGGCCCGAAGAACCTGGAGCAGACCGGCGAGATCGCCGACGGCGCCCTGCTGATCTTCCCCTCCGCCGAGCACCTGGAGGACACCGCGATCCGCCACCTCCGCGCGGGCCGCGAGAAGGCCGGCCTGACGATGGACGGCTTCGACGTCTGCCCGACCGTGCCGATCGCCGTCGGCGACGACGTCACGGGGCTCGCCGACACCTTCCGCCCCTACACCGCCCTGTACGTCGGCGGCATGGGCAGCCGCAAGCAGAACTTCTACAACCAGCTCGCCCAGCGCATGGGGTACGAGAAGGAGGCGGCCGAGATCCAGGACAAGTACCTCTCCGGGGACAAGGCGGGCGCCGCCGCCGCCGTACCGCACCAGCTGATCGACTCCACGACCCTGCTCGGTTCCGTGGAGCGGATCGCCGACCGGATGAGCGCGTACGCCGCGGCGGGGGTCACCACGCTCACCCTCGCGCCGGCCGGCCTGACGCTCGACGAGCGGCTCGCGGCCCTGCGGGTCGGCACCGACGCCCTGGAGCGGGCGGGCCTCGTCTCCTAG
- a CDS encoding ferritin-like domain-containing protein — translation MLSARSLFQEILDNDRSFQLFCSIAASGETQGGWENGRIAALLPESMRDLAPKVTRHGADEDKHGRIFNALLKKRGLEPVDVPADTDYTMLLERRGIGLAHEKLRREERLTEDDIVVYLAHSRITEQRASDQMVMLVKYFGDHPEIGNAVRMISADEDNHLAYCHEELLRLARAGHGRRIHQALRECAMAEIQVYRQVSLAVMANMARLLGWSGAKSAVLTAGVHAMYAYERAFGWRRMVTLAMPERRDALSGPPAPAPAY, via the coding sequence ATGCTTTCGGCCCGAAGCCTGTTCCAGGAAATCCTGGACAACGATCGTTCGTTCCAGCTCTTCTGCTCCATCGCGGCCAGCGGCGAGACCCAGGGCGGCTGGGAGAACGGCCGTATCGCCGCCCTGCTCCCCGAGAGCATGCGGGACCTCGCCCCCAAGGTCACCCGGCACGGGGCCGACGAGGACAAGCACGGCCGGATCTTCAACGCGCTCCTGAAGAAGCGCGGTCTGGAGCCGGTCGACGTCCCCGCCGACACCGACTACACGATGCTGCTGGAGCGCCGCGGCATCGGACTCGCCCACGAGAAGCTGCGCCGTGAGGAGCGGCTGACCGAGGACGACATCGTCGTGTACCTCGCGCACAGCCGGATCACCGAGCAGCGCGCCTCCGACCAGATGGTGATGCTGGTCAAGTACTTCGGCGACCACCCGGAGATCGGCAACGCCGTCCGGATGATCAGCGCCGACGAGGACAACCACCTCGCCTACTGCCACGAGGAGCTGCTGCGGCTGGCCCGCGCGGGCCACGGCAGGCGGATCCACCAGGCCCTGCGCGAGTGCGCGATGGCGGAGATCCAGGTCTACCGCCAGGTGAGCCTCGCGGTGATGGCGAACATGGCGCGGCTGCTCGGCTGGTCCGGCGCCAAGTCCGCGGTGCTCACCGCGGGGGTCCACGCGATGTACGCGTACGAGCGGGCGTTCGGCTGGCGCCGGATGGTCACGCTGGCCATGCCCGAGCGCCGCGACGCGCTGAGCGGCCCCCCGGCCCCGGCCCCCGCCTACTGA
- a CDS encoding magnesium and cobalt transport protein CorA: protein MIVDCAIYRDGHRTDGPADFSDALDQARAHGDAFLWIGLHEPTEDEFSLVSSEFGLHPLAVEDALTAHQRPKLEVYDDSLFLVLKPVEYEPKTDTVTTGELMIFIGDSFVVTVRHGEGSPLGEVRRRLEADPSVLKHGPTAVMYAVSDEVVDHYTEVAEELQVDLEELEAEVFAPDGGDSSSGSSRPSSGTSTAARIYGFKRQVLEFRRATGPLAAPMARLAGGSVPFVHDRSRPFFRDVNDHLLHANEQVEGLDRLLSDILSAHLAQMGVRQNDDMRKISAWAAMAAVPTLIAGIYGMNFEHMPELTYVWAYPTVLAVMVTLVLGLHRTFKRRGWL from the coding sequence GTGATCGTGGACTGTGCCATCTACCGCGACGGACACCGCACCGACGGGCCCGCCGACTTCTCCGACGCCCTGGACCAGGCGCGTGCCCACGGGGACGCGTTCCTGTGGATCGGGCTGCACGAGCCGACGGAGGACGAGTTCTCGCTCGTGAGCAGCGAGTTCGGCCTGCACCCGCTGGCCGTCGAGGACGCCCTCACCGCCCACCAGCGGCCCAAGCTCGAGGTGTACGACGACTCGCTGTTCCTGGTCCTGAAGCCGGTGGAGTACGAGCCGAAGACCGACACGGTCACCACGGGCGAGCTGATGATCTTCATCGGCGACTCGTTCGTGGTCACCGTCCGGCACGGCGAGGGCTCGCCGCTCGGGGAGGTGCGCCGGCGGCTGGAGGCCGATCCCTCGGTGCTCAAGCACGGGCCCACCGCCGTGATGTACGCGGTCAGCGACGAGGTCGTCGACCACTACACGGAGGTGGCGGAGGAGCTCCAGGTCGACCTGGAGGAGCTGGAGGCCGAGGTCTTCGCGCCGGACGGCGGCGACAGCTCGTCCGGTTCGTCCCGGCCGTCCTCGGGCACGTCGACGGCGGCGCGGATCTACGGCTTCAAGCGGCAGGTGCTGGAGTTCCGGCGGGCGACGGGGCCGCTGGCGGCGCCGATGGCCCGGCTGGCGGGCGGCTCGGTGCCGTTCGTGCACGACCGTTCGCGGCCCTTCTTCCGGGACGTGAACGACCACCTGCTGCACGCCAACGAGCAGGTCGAGGGGCTCGACCGGCTGCTGTCCGACATCCTCTCGGCGCATCTGGCGCAGATGGGGGTGCGGCAGAACGACGACATGCGGAAGATCTCGGCGTGGGCGGCGATGGCCGCCGTACCGACCCTGATCGCGGGCATCTACGGCATGAACTTCGAGCACATGCCGGAGCTGACGTACGTGTGGGCGTACCCCACCGTGCTCGCGGTAATGGTGACGCTCGTCCTGGGCCTGCACCGCACCTTCAAGCGGCGCGGGTGGCTCTGA
- a CDS encoding histidine phosphatase family protein translates to MATLILVRHGRSTANTAGVLAGWTPGIALDERGAAQAAALPGRLAGVPLAEVVSSPLQRCQETLRPLLDSRPEVPVHSEDRIGECHYGDWSGRKLAELSDDPLMEVVQQHPSAAAFPGGESMRAMQARAVEAVRDWNARVDKEHGEDAVYLMCSHGDIIKSLVADALGMHLDLFQRIHVDPCSVTVVRYTRLRPYVVRLGDTGDLSGLAPRENTSGGTGVVGGGAGAP, encoded by the coding sequence ATGGCCACGTTGATCCTCGTACGTCATGGACGCTCCACCGCCAACACCGCGGGGGTGCTCGCGGGCTGGACCCCGGGCATCGCCCTCGACGAACGCGGCGCCGCCCAGGCCGCCGCCCTGCCCGGCCGGCTGGCCGGCGTACCGCTCGCCGAGGTCGTCAGCAGCCCCCTCCAGCGCTGCCAGGAGACCCTGCGGCCGCTGCTCGACAGCCGGCCCGAGGTGCCCGTGCACAGCGAGGACCGGATCGGCGAGTGCCACTACGGCGACTGGTCGGGCCGCAAACTCGCCGAACTGTCCGACGACCCGCTGATGGAGGTCGTGCAGCAGCACCCCTCCGCCGCCGCCTTCCCCGGCGGCGAGTCGATGCGCGCCATGCAGGCGCGCGCCGTCGAGGCCGTACGGGACTGGAACGCGCGCGTCGACAAGGAGCACGGCGAGGACGCCGTCTACCTGATGTGCTCGCACGGCGACATCATCAAGTCGCTCGTGGCCGACGCCCTCGGCATGCACCTCGACCTCTTCCAGCGGATCCACGTGGACCCGTGCTCGGTCACCGTCGTCCGTTACACCCGGTTGCGCCCCTATGTCGTACGGCTCGGCGACACGGGCGATCTGAGCGGCCTCGCGCCGCGTGAGAACACAAGCGGCGGTACGGGTGTTGTAGGAGGCGGCGCGGGAGCGCCGTGA
- a CDS encoding DUF3090 domain-containing protein yields the protein MSRQVFLYDPPDRFVAGTVGLPGRRTFFLQASAAGRVTSVALEKTQVAALAERIDELLDEVVRRTGGNAPVPAVAPTEIADSAPLDAPVEEEFRVGTMALAWDGDEQRMIVEAQALVEVDADTDEDLAEAEERLLQDEENGPPMLRVRLSGAQARAFAKRALDVVNAGRPPCPLCSLPLDPEGHVCPRQNGYRRGA from the coding sequence GTGTCCCGTCAGGTGTTCCTCTACGACCCACCGGACCGCTTCGTGGCCGGCACGGTCGGGCTGCCTGGACGCCGTACGTTCTTCCTCCAGGCTTCCGCCGCGGGGCGCGTGACCAGCGTCGCCCTGGAGAAGACCCAGGTGGCCGCCCTCGCCGAGCGGATCGACGAACTGCTCGACGAGGTGGTCCGCAGGACCGGCGGCAACGCCCCGGTCCCCGCCGTCGCCCCCACCGAGATCGCCGACTCCGCCCCGCTGGACGCCCCCGTGGAGGAGGAGTTCCGCGTCGGCACGATGGCGCTCGCGTGGGACGGCGACGAACAGCGCATGATCGTCGAGGCCCAGGCGCTCGTCGAGGTCGACGCCGACACCGACGAGGACCTCGCCGAGGCCGAGGAACGGCTCCTCCAGGACGAGGAGAACGGTCCGCCGATGCTCCGGGTGCGCCTCAGCGGCGCGCAGGCCCGTGCCTTCGCCAAACGCGCCCTGGACGTCGTCAACGCCGGCCGCCCGCCGTGCCCGCTGTGCAGCCTGCCGCTCGACCCGGAAGGACACGTATGCCCGCGCCAGAACGGATACCGCCGCGGAGCGTGA
- a CDS encoding SCO1664 family protein gives MPAPERIPPRSVSPGDLLAKGELTVRGRIREASNAVLYCSVAYEGTEAHCVYKPVAGERPLWDFPDGNLARREVAAYEISEATGWGLVPPTVLREGPYGEGMCQLWIETDADDAAALLALVEDEEPGEGWKAVGFAEVGEGQTALLVHADDERLRRLAVLDAVINNGDRKGGHLLPAAGGRLYGIDHGVTFNVDDKLRTLLWGWAGEPLTEEALAVLARLEDGLADGEPLAARLAELITAAETEAVRARVRELRHTGLHPQPSGQWPAIPWPPV, from the coding sequence ATGCCCGCGCCAGAACGGATACCGCCGCGGAGCGTGAGCCCGGGCGACCTGCTCGCCAAGGGCGAGCTGACCGTGCGCGGCCGGATCCGTGAGGCGTCCAACGCGGTCCTGTACTGCTCCGTCGCGTACGAGGGCACCGAGGCGCACTGCGTCTACAAACCCGTCGCCGGGGAGCGCCCCCTGTGGGACTTCCCCGACGGCAACCTCGCCCGGCGCGAGGTGGCGGCGTACGAGATCTCCGAGGCGACCGGCTGGGGCCTCGTACCGCCCACGGTGCTGCGCGAGGGGCCGTACGGCGAGGGCATGTGCCAGCTGTGGATCGAGACGGACGCCGACGACGCGGCCGCCCTGCTCGCCCTGGTCGAGGACGAGGAACCGGGCGAGGGGTGGAAGGCCGTCGGCTTCGCCGAGGTCGGCGAGGGGCAGACCGCCCTCCTCGTGCACGCCGACGACGAGCGGCTGCGCCGGCTCGCCGTCCTCGACGCCGTCATCAACAACGGCGATCGCAAGGGCGGCCACCTCCTGCCCGCCGCCGGGGGACGGCTGTACGGCATCGACCACGGCGTCACCTTCAACGTGGACGACAAGCTGCGCACGCTGCTCTGGGGCTGGGCCGGCGAACCCCTCACCGAGGAGGCGCTCGCCGTCCTCGCCCGCCTGGAGGACGGCCTCGCCGACGGCGAGCCGCTCGCGGCCCGGCTGGCGGAGCTGATCACCGCGGCGGAGACCGAGGCGGTCCGCGCCCGGGTCCGTGAGCTGCGCCACACGGGGCTGCACCCGCAGCCGTCGGGCCAGTGGCCCGCCATCCCCTGGCCGCCGGTGTGA
- the mshC gene encoding cysteine--1-D-myo-inosityl 2-amino-2-deoxy-alpha-D-glucopyranoside ligase — protein sequence MHAWPASEVPALPGKGRDLRIHDTSTDGRVTLAPGPVARIYVCGITPYDATHMGHAATYNAFDLVQRVWLDTKRQVHYVQNVTDVDDPLLERAERDGEDWVALAERETTLFREDMTALRMLPPQHYIGAVEAIPGIVPLVERLRDAGAAYELQGDIYFSVAADPHFGEVSRLDAEAMRLLSAERGGDPDRAGKKNPLDPILWMAARPGEPSWDGGSLGLGRPGWHIECVAIALDHLGMGFDVQGGGSDLAFPHHEMGASHAQALTGEHPFAQAYVHAGMVGLDGEKMSKSKGNLVFVSTLRRDGVDPAAIRLTLLAHHYRSDWEWTGQVLQDAQERLARWRAAVSRPDGPPADEVVEEIRAALADDLDAPAALAAVDRWAELQSSTGGTDEGAPGVVSRAVDALLGVAL from the coding sequence ATGCATGCCTGGCCCGCTTCCGAGGTCCCCGCCCTGCCTGGCAAGGGCCGCGACCTCAGGATTCACGACACCTCGACCGACGGCCGCGTCACCCTCGCGCCCGGTCCCGTCGCCCGCATCTACGTCTGCGGCATCACCCCGTACGACGCGACCCACATGGGACACGCGGCGACCTACAACGCGTTCGACCTCGTGCAGCGCGTGTGGCTCGACACGAAGCGGCAGGTCCACTACGTCCAGAACGTGACCGACGTCGACGACCCCCTGCTGGAGCGCGCCGAGCGCGACGGCGAGGACTGGGTCGCGCTCGCGGAGCGTGAAACGACCCTGTTCCGGGAGGACATGACGGCGCTGCGGATGCTCCCGCCCCAGCACTACATCGGCGCCGTCGAGGCCATACCGGGCATCGTGCCGCTCGTGGAGCGGCTGCGGGACGCCGGGGCCGCGTACGAACTCCAGGGCGACATCTACTTCTCCGTGGCCGCCGACCCGCACTTCGGCGAGGTGTCGCGCCTCGACGCCGAGGCGATGCGGCTGCTCTCCGCCGAGCGGGGCGGCGACCCCGACCGCGCCGGCAAGAAGAACCCCCTCGACCCGATCCTCTGGATGGCCGCCAGGCCGGGCGAGCCGAGCTGGGACGGCGGGAGCCTCGGCCTCGGCCGGCCCGGCTGGCACATCGAGTGCGTGGCCATCGCGCTCGACCACCTCGGCATGGGCTTCGACGTCCAGGGCGGCGGCAGCGACCTCGCCTTCCCGCACCACGAGATGGGCGCCTCGCACGCCCAGGCCCTGACCGGCGAGCACCCCTTCGCCCAGGCGTACGTGCACGCCGGCATGGTCGGCCTCGACGGCGAGAAGATGTCCAAGTCCAAGGGCAACCTCGTCTTCGTCTCGACGCTCCGCCGCGACGGGGTGGACCCGGCCGCGATCCGGCTCACCCTGCTGGCCCACCACTACCGCTCCGACTGGGAGTGGACCGGCCAGGTGCTCCAGGACGCGCAGGAGCGCCTCGCCCGCTGGCGGGCCGCGGTCTCGCGCCCCGACGGCCCGCCGGCCGACGAGGTCGTCGAGGAGATCCGCGCGGCGCTGGCCGACGACCTGGACGCGCCCGCCGCGCTCGCCGCGGTGGACCGCTGGGCGGAGCTCCAGTCGTCCACGGGCGGTACGGACGAGGGGGCGCCCGGCGTGGTGTCCCGCGCGGTCGACGCCCTGCTCGGAGTGGCCCTCTAG
- a CDS encoding SMP-30/gluconolactonase/LRE family protein produces the protein MQRSFARRDLLAAAAALGGAALLAPLAPAATAAPRPTAPTRPTGFALPDGFRPEGIAIGAEPYAYLGSIARGDVFRASLVTGRGKVVVQGLGPEHPVIGLKTDGRGRLFLSGGVSGEIRVADLRTGKVTKTFTVGTDVTMVNDVILTPGAAWFTDSFEPQLYRLPLGRHGEPGDRVETLPLTGDWVQGPALTANGITTTPDGRALLVVNSSANGGGLMWVDPRTGVARAVDLGPARLPNGDGLLRLGRTLYVVQNRQNAIDVLRLDSAGRKGTALTRITDPAFRVPTTAAVHGDRIYLPNARFDVTPTPETDYDVVSVPRVRP, from the coding sequence ATGCAACGTTCCTTCGCACGGCGTGACTTGCTCGCCGCCGCGGCCGCCCTCGGCGGCGCGGCGCTCCTCGCCCCGCTCGCCCCCGCCGCCACGGCCGCCCCGCGCCCCACCGCACCGACCCGGCCCACCGGCTTCGCCCTGCCGGACGGCTTCCGGCCCGAGGGCATCGCCATCGGCGCGGAGCCGTACGCCTACCTCGGGTCGATCGCGCGCGGCGACGTCTTCCGCGCGAGCCTCGTCACCGGCCGCGGCAAGGTCGTCGTGCAGGGGCTCGGCCCCGAACACCCCGTCATCGGGCTCAAGACGGACGGCCGGGGCCGGCTGTTCCTGAGCGGCGGGGTCAGCGGCGAGATCCGGGTCGCCGACCTGCGGACCGGGAAGGTCACGAAGACCTTCACCGTCGGCACGGACGTCACCATGGTCAACGACGTGATCCTCACGCCGGGCGCCGCCTGGTTCACCGACTCCTTCGAACCCCAGCTCTACCGGCTCCCGTTGGGCCGGCACGGGGAGCCGGGCGACCGCGTCGAGACCCTCCCGCTCACCGGCGACTGGGTCCAGGGGCCGGCCCTCACCGCCAACGGCATCACCACGACCCCCGACGGCCGGGCCCTGCTCGTGGTGAACAGCTCCGCGAACGGCGGCGGCCTCATGTGGGTCGACCCCCGCACCGGCGTGGCACGCGCCGTGGACCTCGGTCCGGCCAGGCTGCCGAACGGTGACGGGCTGCTGCGCCTCGGCCGTACCCTCTACGTCGTCCAGAACCGGCAGAACGCCATCGACGTCCTGCGGCTCGACAGCGCGGGCCGGAAGGGCACGGCGCTCACCCGGATCACCGACCCGGCCTTCCGCGTCCCCACGACGGCCGCCGTCCACGGCGACCGGATCTACCTGCCCAACGCCCGCTTCGACGTGACGCCGACCCCGGAGACTGACTACGACGTGGTGTCGGTCCCGCGCGTACGTCCCTAG
- a CDS encoding PAC2 family protein has translation MIELEAVPELIDPVMVAAFEGWNDAGDAASTAVAHLDREWKGEVFAALDAEDYYDFQVNRPTVWLDGGVRKITWPTTRLSVVRVGGETPRDLVLVRGIEPSMRWRSFCNEILGFAHELGVEMVVILGALLGDTPHTRPVPVSGITSDADLARTMDLEETRYEGPTGIVGILQEACTHAGVPAVSLWAAVPHYVSQPPNPKATLALLNRLEDLIGLRIPLGELAEDARAWQLGVDQLAAEDSEVAEYVQTLEEARDTAELPEASGEAIAREFERYLRRRDGGPGQAPGGHATEGGEGPSYRRDPSAGPGRSRPQRPPRPGPEAGPGADPDDGKDDGDDDTP, from the coding sequence GTGATCGAGCTCGAGGCGGTTCCTGAGCTGATCGACCCGGTCATGGTGGCCGCGTTCGAGGGCTGGAACGACGCCGGCGACGCCGCCTCCACCGCGGTCGCGCATCTGGACCGGGAGTGGAAGGGCGAGGTGTTCGCGGCGCTCGACGCCGAGGACTACTACGACTTCCAGGTCAACCGGCCGACGGTGTGGCTGGACGGCGGAGTACGGAAGATCACCTGGCCGACCACCCGGCTCTCCGTGGTCCGGGTCGGCGGTGAGACGCCCCGGGACCTGGTACTGGTCCGCGGCATCGAACCGTCCATGCGCTGGCGCTCCTTCTGCAACGAGATCCTGGGCTTCGCCCATGAGCTGGGTGTGGAGATGGTGGTCATCCTGGGCGCGCTGCTGGGCGACACCCCGCACACCCGGCCGGTGCCGGTCAGCGGGATCACCTCGGACGCGGACCTGGCCAGGACGATGGACCTGGAGGAGACCCGCTACGAGGGGCCGACCGGCATCGTCGGCATCCTCCAGGAGGCGTGCACCCACGCGGGGGTGCCGGCGGTGAGCCTGTGGGCCGCCGTACCGCACTACGTGTCGCAGCCGCCCAACCCGAAGGCGACGCTGGCGCTCCTCAACCGCCTGGAGGACCTGATCGGCCTGCGGATCCCGCTGGGTGAACTGGCCGAGGACGCGCGGGCGTGGCAGTTGGGCGTCGACCAACTGGCCGCCGAGGACAGCGAGGTGGCGGAGTACGTCCAGACGCTGGAGGAGGCGCGGGACACCGCGGAGCTGCCCGAGGCGTCCGGCGAGGCCATCGCGCGGGAGTTCGAGCGGTATCTGAGGCGGCGTGACGGCGGGCCGGGCCAGGCGCCGGGCGGGCATGCCACGGAGGGCGGTGAGGGGCCCTCGTACCGGCGTGATCCCTCGGCGGGGCCGGGGCGGAGCCGTCCGCAGCGACCGCCGCGGCCGGGTCCTGAGGCCGGGCCGGGTGCCGACCCCGACGACGGCAAGGACGACGGCGACGACGACACGCCGTAG
- a CDS encoding enolase C-terminal domain-like protein, with product MSQTVTGFEVHDIRFPTSEQLDGSDAMNPDPDYSAAYVVLRTTDGAEGHGFCFTIGRGNEVTAAAIEALRPYVVGRPAPRTAADLAALYFELTHDSQLRWLGPEKGVMHMAAGAVVNAAWDLAAGYAGKPVWEFLAGMTPEELVSLVDFRYLSDALTPDEALAILRAARPGRDERAARLRERGYPAYTTSPGWLGYADSKLVGLAQQAVADGFEQIKLKVGGDLDDDVRRMKLAREAVGPDIRIAVDANQRWDVAEAVRWMAALAPYEPHWIEEPTSPDDILGHAAIRAGQPVKVATGEHVANRVVFKQLLQAGAVDFVQIDAARVAGVNENVAILLLAAKFGVPVCPHAGGVGLCELVQHLSMFDFVAVSGSWDDRVIEYVDHLHEHFADPVVIVSGRYSAPTAPGFSARMLPASIAEHSYPDGPVWQARRTTEEISS from the coding sequence ATGAGTCAGACCGTCACAGGGTTCGAGGTTCACGACATCCGTTTTCCCACCTCGGAACAGCTCGACGGCTCCGACGCCATGAACCCGGACCCCGACTACTCGGCGGCCTACGTCGTCCTGCGTACCACGGACGGCGCCGAGGGGCATGGCTTCTGCTTCACGATCGGGCGGGGCAACGAGGTCACCGCCGCCGCCATCGAGGCCCTGCGGCCGTACGTCGTGGGGCGCCCGGCCCCGCGCACCGCGGCCGATCTCGCCGCACTCTACTTCGAGCTGACCCACGACTCGCAGCTGCGCTGGCTCGGCCCGGAGAAGGGCGTGATGCACATGGCGGCGGGCGCCGTCGTCAATGCCGCCTGGGACCTGGCCGCCGGATACGCGGGCAAGCCGGTCTGGGAGTTCCTCGCCGGGATGACCCCCGAGGAGCTGGTCTCGCTCGTCGACTTCCGCTACCTGTCGGACGCCCTCACTCCGGACGAAGCGCTCGCCATCCTCCGGGCCGCGCGGCCGGGCCGCGACGAGCGGGCCGCGCGGCTGCGCGAGCGGGGCTACCCCGCGTACACCACTTCACCGGGCTGGCTCGGCTACGCCGACTCCAAGCTCGTCGGCCTCGCCCAACAGGCCGTCGCCGACGGCTTCGAGCAGATCAAGCTCAAGGTGGGCGGCGACCTGGACGACGACGTCCGGCGCATGAAGCTCGCCCGCGAGGCCGTCGGCCCCGACATCCGGATCGCCGTCGACGCGAACCAGCGCTGGGACGTCGCCGAGGCCGTCCGGTGGATGGCCGCGCTCGCCCCGTACGAGCCCCACTGGATCGAGGAGCCCACCAGCCCCGACGACATCCTCGGCCACGCCGCCATCCGCGCCGGCCAGCCGGTGAAGGTCGCCACCGGCGAACACGTCGCCAACCGCGTCGTGTTCAAGCAGCTGCTCCAGGCCGGGGCCGTCGACTTCGTCCAGATCGACGCGGCCCGGGTGGCCGGCGTCAACGAGAACGTGGCGATCCTGCTCCTGGCCGCCAAGTTCGGCGTCCCCGTCTGCCCGCACGCCGGCGGGGTCGGACTGTGCGAACTGGTCCAGCACCTCTCCATGTTCGACTTCGTCGCCGTCTCCGGCAGCTGGGACGACCGCGTCATCGAGTACGTGGACCACCTCCACGAACACTTCGCCGACCCCGTGGTCATCGTCTCCGGGAGATACTCCGCTCCCACGGCGCCCGGCTTCTCCGCCCGGATGCTCCCCGCGTCGATCGCCGAACACAGCTACCCCGACGGGCCCGTCTGGCAGGCCCGCCGCACCACCGAGGAGATCAGCTCATGA